One part of the Arachidicoccus terrestris genome encodes these proteins:
- the recF gene encoding DNA replication/repair protein RecF (All proteins in this family for which functions are known are DNA-binding proteins that assist the filamentation of RecA onto DNA for the initiation of recombination or recombinational repair.), translated as MSHFSHLSLIQFRNYRQAAFDFKQRIIGIAGPNGSGKTNLLDALYYLCFTRSYFSRPDSKNALHGTEGFRLEGCISMKGDFILPDSSGQVPIVCIVRPGDKKEFLYNQMAYERFSEHMGRMPAVMIAPDDSSLITGGSEERRKFVDTILSQTDPSYLQNLIQYNKILQQRNALLKSGLGQGAAQEVLSVLDQQLCQKAEPIYEARKVFFEDFIPSVLEGYTSIAGAGESVGLSYESSLLRDNMGNLLRQSRERDFMLQRTTKGIHRDDLMMTLEDFPFKSLASQGQRKSMLFALKLASYYYIAARKNTPPVLLLDDVFEKLDADRMLNLLKQVVEQLQGQVFITDTHSERLKAAFEALGQTYQLIELTTNGEQIFNEQADT; from the coding sequence GTGTCCCACTTTTCTCATTTATCACTGATCCAGTTCAGGAATTACAGGCAAGCTGCTTTTGATTTTAAGCAGCGCATCATCGGCATTGCGGGCCCTAATGGAAGTGGAAAGACGAATCTTTTGGATGCGCTCTATTATCTTTGTTTTACCCGTAGTTATTTTTCCCGGCCAGACAGTAAAAATGCACTGCATGGTACAGAAGGTTTTCGGTTGGAAGGATGCATCTCCATGAAAGGAGATTTTATACTGCCTGATAGCAGCGGTCAAGTACCTATTGTCTGCATTGTACGCCCGGGCGATAAAAAAGAATTTCTCTATAATCAGATGGCCTATGAGCGGTTTTCAGAACATATGGGTAGGATGCCGGCCGTTATGATCGCTCCCGATGATAGCTCGCTGATCACCGGCGGTAGTGAGGAACGAAGAAAATTCGTAGACACGATCCTGTCTCAGACCGACCCATCCTATCTGCAAAACCTGATTCAGTATAATAAGATTTTGCAGCAACGTAATGCCTTGCTTAAATCCGGTCTGGGACAGGGAGCTGCACAGGAAGTACTCTCTGTATTGGACCAACAGCTTTGTCAGAAAGCAGAACCGATATATGAAGCCCGAAAAGTTTTTTTTGAGGATTTTATACCATCCGTATTGGAAGGCTATACTTCCATTGCAGGTGCAGGGGAAAGTGTAGGCCTTTCTTATGAATCTTCCCTATTACGCGATAACATGGGAAATCTTCTACGGCAGAGTCGGGAAAGGGACTTTATGCTCCAAAGGACAACCAAGGGGATTCACAGGGATGATCTGATGATGACGCTGGAAGACTTTCCATTTAAGTCACTGGCTTCTCAGGGACAGCGCAAAAGTATGCTGTTCGCCTTAAAATTAGCCTCCTATTATTATATTGCCGCCAGGAAGAATACCCCGCCTGTTCTCTTGCTGGATGACGTCTTTGAGAAACTGGACGCAGACAGGATGTTAAATCTGTTGAAACAAGTTGTGGAACAATTACAGGGGCAGGTGTTTATTACTGATACGCATAGTGAAAGGCTTAAGGCTGCATTTGAAGCGTTGGGGCAAACTTATCAGTTAATTGAGCTGACAACCAATGGAGAGCAGATTTTTAATGAGCAGGCCGACACCTGA
- the yajC gene encoding preprotein translocase subunit YajC → MSTLNSVLLMAGQGGQPGGGSAQLIIMIGIIVVFYFFMIRPQTKKAKEQKNFINDLQKGDKVVTIAGIHGTINKVNEDGTTIMLETSPGSYVKLEKSAISLDWTKGLQGGAKAGK, encoded by the coding sequence ATGAGTACGCTTAATTCAGTATTACTTATGGCCGGCCAGGGTGGACAACCAGGTGGTGGTTCAGCGCAGCTGATCATTATGATCGGTATCATTGTGGTGTTCTATTTCTTTATGATCAGACCACAGACCAAAAAGGCCAAGGAGCAGAAAAATTTTATCAATGACTTGCAAAAAGGTGACAAAGTGGTTACCATTGCCGGAATCCATGGTACAATTAATAAAGTGAATGAAGACGGAACCACCATTATGCTGGAAACCAGCCCAGGTAGCTACGTCAAACTGGAGAAGTCCGCTATTTCACTGGATTGGACCAAGGGCCTGCAAGGCGGAGCTAAGGCTGGAAAATAA
- a CDS encoding ArsC/Spx/MgsR family protein, with protein MLTLIHRQSCSKSQCLYQYLTDQQIPFVIRDYMIEPLSRAELNILLEQLELPASAIIRKEDPAFESFHTGIDLTNQQQVIDLLSQYPALLQRPILTDGRCAVIGRPFEHAVDFLLKKGYDR; from the coding sequence ATGCTTACACTTATTCACAGGCAGAGCTGCTCCAAAAGCCAATGTCTCTATCAGTATCTGACAGACCAACAGATTCCATTTGTCATACGGGATTATATGATTGAACCACTCTCCCGAGCTGAATTAAATATACTGCTGGAACAATTGGAACTGCCGGCGTCAGCGATCATCCGGAAAGAAGATCCTGCATTCGAGTCCTTTCACACAGGCATCGATCTAACGAATCAGCAGCAGGTGATTGATCTGCTCAGCCAGTATCCTGCCCTGTTGCAAAGGCCTATTCTGACAGATGGCCGCTGCGCAGTAATTGGCCGCCCTTTTGAACATGCGGTTGATTTTTTGCTTAAAAAGGGCTATGATCGCTGA
- the nusB gene encoding transcription antitermination factor NusB has translation MISRRNIRVKVMQLLYAVDVMKPEKPTSAGGNLPKTLLRQIDQTRALVVYLLDNLVHIAGYAEKHARQLASKHIVTAEDLAFNIKLAGNEVIWKIKEDTGFQQVIVAEKIEGQIDEDLIKKIFLELITTATYHQYIQEPSRDKKGEAAMISFIFTNLLLTHEGFVSRLEELYPNLDDDAEMAEQMVMQYLHKPGSMHLEHSVAPDKWQYAKQLLETVLDKEDYLMELIRPKLKNWDSDRIALIDMVLLKMGISELLYFETIPTKVTINEYIDIAKDYSTAQSGQFVNGILDSIHKELISQSKIQKVDFRKQ, from the coding sequence ATGATCAGCAGAAGAAATATCCGGGTTAAAGTGATGCAACTTTTATATGCCGTAGATGTAATGAAACCCGAAAAGCCGACCTCTGCAGGCGGAAATCTCCCAAAAACACTGCTCCGGCAAATTGATCAGACCCGGGCACTTGTGGTCTATTTATTGGACAACCTGGTCCATATCGCTGGTTACGCAGAAAAACATGCCCGTCAATTAGCTTCCAAACATATCGTAACAGCAGAAGACCTAGCGTTTAATATTAAGCTGGCAGGTAATGAGGTCATCTGGAAAATTAAAGAAGATACTGGTTTTCAGCAGGTCATTGTAGCTGAAAAGATCGAGGGCCAAATCGATGAAGATCTGATTAAAAAGATCTTTCTGGAACTGATTACCACGGCCACTTATCACCAATATATTCAAGAACCCTCCCGAGATAAAAAGGGCGAAGCAGCCATGATCTCTTTCATATTCACTAATTTGTTATTAACACATGAAGGGTTTGTATCCCGGCTTGAAGAACTTTACCCCAATCTTGATGATGACGCAGAAATGGCAGAACAGATGGTCATGCAATATCTGCATAAGCCCGGCTCCATGCACCTGGAGCATTCTGTAGCGCCAGATAAGTGGCAATATGCCAAACAGCTTCTGGAAACCGTTTTGGACAAAGAAGACTACCTGATGGAGCTGATCCGCCCTAAACTAAAAAACTGGGATTCAGACCGTATTGCACTCATAGATATGGTCTTGCTTAAAATGGGCATCAGTGAGCTGTTATATTTCGAGACGATTCCGACTAAAGTGACTATTAACGAATATATTGATATTGCTAAAGACTACTCCACCGCGCAGAGCGGACAATTTGTAAATGGAATTTTAGATTCTATTCATAAAGAGCTAATTTCGCAAAGTAAGATCCAAAAGGTCGATTTTAGAAAACAATAA
- the zwf gene encoding glucose-6-phosphate dehydrogenase encodes MAKNNNSKKPTSTVVFIFGGSGDLNQRKLTPALYNLFIDGFMPDNFAIVGTGRTDYSNDKFRGHLLEGIKEFSRRKDDKNATWESFQQHISYLRMDADKPEDYNGIAKIIDDNEKAWGEHPNVLFYLAVAPQLVPDIATNLKKLKLCKDKSNTRIVVEKPFGHDLQSAKELNSLLTGLFEENQIYRIDHYLGKETVQNILALRFANALFEPIWNRNYIDHVQITAAETVGVEDRGGYYEQAGALRDMVQNHILQVLCMVAMEAPVSFEANEIRNKKSDVLNAIRKINKHEVQKYAVRGQYGSGWMQGKKEKAYREEKGVKPESGTDTFAAVKFYIDNWRWQGVPFYVRTGKHLMEKTTLITIQFKEAPKYAFPPEASETWRANRLTISIQPEMDIRLRFQAKRPGQTMSLNPVDMVFSYNDNYDEPQPEAYETLLLDAMMGNATQFMRGDQVEIAWEVIMPILETWESRPPVDFPNYAPGSWGPEDAEALIARDGRTWVTLPPKKDRKE; translated from the coding sequence ATGGCTAAAAATAATAATAGTAAAAAGCCCACTTCTACTGTCGTTTTTATATTCGGCGGAAGCGGTGATTTGAATCAACGTAAACTGACGCCTGCACTCTATAATCTGTTTATTGATGGATTTATGCCCGATAATTTTGCAATCGTCGGAACGGGTAGGACGGATTATTCCAATGATAAGTTCAGGGGGCATTTGCTGGAGGGTATTAAGGAATTTTCCAGAAGAAAGGATGATAAAAATGCAACATGGGAGAGCTTTCAGCAGCATATTTCATATCTGAGAATGGATGCGGATAAGCCAGAGGATTATAACGGTATTGCTAAGATTATTGATGATAACGAAAAAGCCTGGGGAGAACACCCGAACGTGTTATTCTATTTGGCGGTAGCCCCGCAGCTGGTGCCGGATATCGCGACCAACCTAAAAAAGCTGAAACTTTGTAAGGATAAGTCCAATACGCGCATTGTTGTAGAAAAGCCGTTCGGACATGATCTGCAGAGCGCCAAAGAGCTGAACAGTTTACTTACCGGCTTATTTGAAGAAAACCAGATCTATCGTATCGATCACTACCTGGGGAAAGAAACCGTCCAAAATATCCTGGCACTTCGTTTTGCTAATGCATTGTTCGAACCGATATGGAACCGCAATTATATCGATCATGTTCAGATCACGGCGGCGGAAACAGTGGGCGTAGAAGATAGAGGTGGATATTATGAGCAGGCTGGCGCACTTCGCGACATGGTGCAAAATCATATTCTGCAAGTCCTTTGCATGGTAGCCATGGAGGCGCCTGTCTCCTTTGAAGCCAATGAGATCCGTAACAAGAAATCGGATGTCCTCAATGCGATTCGTAAGATCAATAAACATGAGGTTCAGAAATATGCGGTTCGCGGCCAATATGGCAGCGGCTGGATGCAAGGCAAGAAGGAGAAAGCGTATCGTGAAGAAAAAGGTGTTAAGCCGGAATCGGGCACAGATACCTTTGCAGCTGTTAAATTTTATATCGATAACTGGCGTTGGCAGGGAGTGCCATTCTATGTCAGAACCGGTAAGCATCTGATGGAAAAAACAACATTGATTACGATTCAGTTTAAAGAGGCGCCTAAATACGCGTTTCCACCTGAAGCCTCTGAAACCTGGCGTGCCAACAGGTTGACTATTAGTATTCAGCCGGAGATGGATATCCGTCTTCGTTTCCAGGCAAAAAGACCCGGTCAGACCATGTCTTTGAATCCTGTCGATATGGTCTTCAGTTATAATGACAACTATGATGAGCCGCAACCGGAAGCGTACGAAACTTTATTACTGGATGCCATGATGGGTAATGCTACACAATTCATGCGCGGTGATCAGGTGGAGATTGCCTGGGAAGTGATCATGCCTATTTTGGAAACCTGGGAAAGCCGCCCGCCGGTGGACTTTCCGAATTATGCACCTGGTTCCTGGGGCCCGGAAGATGCTGAGGCCCTGATTGCCCGTGACGGCAGAACCTGGGTAACCCTTCCTCCCAAAAAAGATAGAAAAGAATAA
- a CDS encoding DNA polymerase/3'-5' exonuclease PolX, producing the protein MTNKEIAAKFKLLANLMELHAESSFKVRTYQNAVRTIEKFAREFKDMEPAEMMDIPGIGTAVGGKTQELLATGHIKVLDQWIEKTPPGVVEMTYIKGLGPKKIAVIWHELGVENLGELLYACEENRLMLLKGFGQKTQDNIKEAILFFQDQAGQFLYAQVETLALGLDAAFQEGLIQVAIDARLELVGQVRRQLPVIDKLEWVTTLNEIEVRSLFKQPAIQQLYPATEIKIVPSDNQGETLLFKCDKLPDLYLIHSVAVDRFEKQAFLCNCSKEFEMAFIEKYKDNLTDKDWSDTRLFDKLEIGFIPICQRESPVIIEKAKAGPLPPSLTLSDIKGVIHCHSRYSDGGQTLAEMAIAAKEKGFEYLMISDHSQSAGYAGGLKPERIIAQHEEIEQLNQSLAPFKIFKSIESDILRHGDLDYTDDVLASFDLVIASVHSVLKMEQQDATNRLVKAIENKYTHILGHMSGRLLLSRKGYPLDMEKILDACAANNVVIELNANPRRLDIDWTYIERALEKDILLSIDPDAHSIRGMDDIRYGVLVAQKAGLTARQNLSSFSLKEMEQYILNFKIK; encoded by the coding sequence ATGACTAATAAAGAAATTGCGGCAAAGTTTAAACTACTGGCTAATTTGATGGAACTCCATGCAGAGTCCTCCTTTAAAGTCAGAACGTACCAAAATGCTGTGAGGACAATTGAGAAATTCGCACGGGAATTTAAAGATATGGAGCCAGCGGAAATGATGGACATTCCCGGTATCGGAACGGCTGTCGGAGGTAAAACCCAAGAACTATTAGCAACCGGACACATAAAAGTATTGGATCAGTGGATAGAGAAAACGCCGCCGGGCGTTGTGGAGATGACTTATATTAAGGGATTGGGCCCCAAAAAAATAGCCGTGATCTGGCATGAGCTCGGTGTCGAGAATCTTGGAGAGCTGCTCTATGCCTGTGAAGAAAATCGTTTAATGCTCCTCAAGGGTTTTGGGCAGAAAACCCAGGATAATATCAAGGAGGCCATATTGTTTTTTCAGGACCAGGCTGGACAATTTTTATATGCACAGGTAGAAACTCTTGCGCTGGGACTCGATGCGGCCTTCCAGGAAGGGTTGATACAGGTTGCTATCGATGCCAGGCTGGAACTGGTTGGTCAAGTCCGCCGACAACTGCCAGTTATAGACAAACTCGAATGGGTGACGACATTAAACGAAATTGAAGTTAGAAGTTTATTCAAGCAGCCAGCTATCCAACAGTTATACCCCGCGACTGAAATAAAAATCGTCCCCTCTGATAATCAGGGAGAGACACTGCTTTTCAAGTGTGACAAATTACCAGATCTGTACCTGATACATTCTGTTGCGGTAGACCGGTTTGAAAAGCAGGCGTTCTTATGTAACTGTTCGAAGGAATTCGAAATGGCGTTTATAGAAAAATATAAGGATAACCTGACGGATAAGGACTGGTCAGATACACGCCTTTTCGATAAACTGGAGATCGGCTTCATACCGATTTGCCAAAGAGAATCCCCGGTCATTATTGAAAAAGCGAAGGCAGGTCCGTTGCCGCCTTCTCTTACCTTATCTGATATAAAAGGTGTTATTCATTGTCATAGCAGATACAGTGACGGTGGCCAGACACTGGCAGAAATGGCCATAGCTGCCAAAGAGAAAGGCTTTGAATATCTGATGATATCTGACCACTCGCAGTCAGCTGGTTATGCCGGTGGTTTGAAACCGGAAAGAATCATAGCACAGCATGAAGAGATCGAGCAGCTCAACCAATCTCTGGCGCCTTTTAAGATTTTCAAAAGCATTGAGAGTGATATTTTAAGGCACGGTGATCTGGATTATACCGACGATGTGTTGGCCTCTTTTGATTTGGTTATCGCCTCTGTACATTCTGTGCTTAAAATGGAGCAGCAGGATGCCACTAACCGGTTAGTCAAAGCAATAGAAAATAAATACACGCATATCCTGGGACATATGAGCGGCCGGCTGCTTCTCAGCCGTAAAGGATATCCATTGGATATGGAAAAGATACTCGATGCATGTGCGGCCAATAATGTGGTTATTGAATTAAATGCCAATCCACGTCGGCTGGATATTGACTGGACGTATATTGAACGGGCACTGGAAAAAGATATCTTACTTTCTATTGATCCGGATGCCCATAGCATCAGAGGTATGGACGACATCCGCTATGGCGTGCTGGTTGCTCAGAAAGCTGGCCTAACAGCCCGTCAGAATCTTAGCAGTTTTTCCTTGAAGGAGATGGAACAGTATATTTTGAATTTTAAAATAAAATAA
- a CDS encoding DUF1573 domain-containing protein produces MRKLWLTGICLMAVSAGIISCQDSTGSNIKAPANAQSDTANFTTIRWIDSLKDFGTAAMGDKVKIVYQFENTGDKPLFITQVRPTCGCTVADYTKTAVMPGKEGTVTAAFDTNHGGPGSVRKSIVVSSNTTNNTHFVLAFTGKVTPSK; encoded by the coding sequence ATGCGCAAATTATGGTTAACAGGGATTTGCCTTATGGCGGTATCAGCGGGAATTATTTCCTGCCAGGATAGTACAGGCAGCAATATAAAAGCGCCTGCAAATGCCCAGAGCGATACGGCTAATTTTACCACTATCCGCTGGATCGACTCCCTAAAGGATTTTGGGACCGCCGCCATGGGTGATAAGGTTAAAATAGTCTACCAATTTGAAAATACAGGAGATAAGCCTTTGTTCATTACGCAGGTAAGACCTACCTGTGGTTGCACAGTTGCAGATTATACAAAAACAGCGGTTATGCCAGGTAAAGAAGGTACGGTGACCGCGGCATTCGACACCAATCACGGAGGGCCAGGCAGCGTGAGAAAGAGCATCGTTGTCAGCTCTAATACAACAAATAATACCCATTTTGTTTTGGCTTTCACCGGTAAGGTGACCCCTTCAAAATAG
- the gndA gene encoding NADP-dependent phosphogluconate dehydrogenase yields the protein MEKKFDFGMIGLGVMGQNLLYNMADHGFSVLGLDLDEKKAQALEQGAPAGTYVKGTTDTKTFVEGLSTPRRITLLVPAGKPVDAVVASLIPFLEKGDIIIDGGNSHYTDTLRRVKELAAKGFHFMGMGVSGGEKGARFGPSIMPGGDKEAYGHVKPLLEAISAKVGKDQEPCTAYMGKDAAGHFVKMVHNGIEYAIMEVISEVYDLLKNGLGYTNEQLHDLFARWNEGRLQSFLIEITRDIFATKDSETGNYLVDMILDKAGAKGTGKWTSQDAMDTGVAIPSIDMAVSMRTLSAYKDDRLKAAALYAPVIHKIEADPAAFEAKVEAALYVSTIICYAQGLSLLVKASEELQMEIPLKDVVKIWRGGCIIRSTLLETFYQAYLADPNLSNILLDEAIAKEVKAGQQDLRDVVSAAAKSGIAIGAIQSSLAYLESFVSAKMPTNLIQAQRDNFGSHTYQRTDKEGVFHTEWEAHP from the coding sequence ATGGAAAAAAAGTTTGATTTTGGTATGATAGGTCTCGGCGTTATGGGTCAGAACCTTTTATATAATATGGCCGATCATGGTTTCAGTGTACTGGGACTGGATCTGGATGAAAAAAAAGCGCAGGCACTGGAACAAGGTGCTCCTGCCGGCACTTATGTAAAAGGGACTACAGACACCAAAACCTTTGTTGAAGGGCTTTCTACGCCCAGAAGAATTACATTGCTTGTTCCAGCCGGAAAGCCGGTGGATGCGGTTGTTGCCAGTCTCATACCCTTCTTGGAAAAGGGTGACATCATTATTGATGGCGGTAACTCACATTATACGGACACGCTGAGAAGAGTTAAAGAATTGGCTGCCAAAGGATTCCATTTTATGGGCATGGGAGTCTCCGGCGGAGAAAAAGGGGCTCGTTTTGGCCCCAGCATTATGCCGGGCGGGGATAAAGAAGCCTATGGGCATGTAAAACCATTACTAGAAGCTATTTCCGCCAAAGTCGGTAAAGACCAGGAGCCTTGTACTGCCTATATGGGTAAGGATGCTGCGGGTCATTTTGTAAAAATGGTCCATAACGGTATCGAATATGCAATTATGGAAGTCATTAGCGAAGTATATGATCTGCTCAAAAATGGCCTTGGTTATACCAACGAACAGCTGCATGATTTATTTGCCCGTTGGAATGAAGGCAGATTGCAATCCTTTCTGATAGAGATTACGCGTGATATTTTTGCCACCAAGGACTCAGAAACTGGTAATTATCTGGTAGATATGATCTTGGATAAGGCCGGCGCTAAAGGAACCGGTAAATGGACTTCACAGGATGCAATGGATACCGGCGTTGCCATTCCAAGTATCGATATGGCGGTTTCAATGCGCACCCTTTCAGCCTATAAAGATGATCGTCTCAAAGCGGCTGCATTATATGCCCCGGTTATTCATAAAATTGAAGCAGATCCGGCTGCCTTTGAAGCAAAGGTGGAAGCGGCTTTATATGTTTCTACGATTATCTGTTATGCGCAGGGACTTTCTTTGTTAGTAAAAGCGTCAGAAGAACTGCAAATGGAAATTCCATTGAAGGATGTGGTAAAGATATGGAGAGGTGGATGTATTATCCGCTCAACCCTGCTGGAAACTTTCTATCAGGCTTATCTGGCGGATCCCAATCTATCTAATATTTTATTGGATGAGGCAATTGCAAAAGAGGTCAAAGCAGGCCAGCAGGACCTCAGGGATGTGGTTTCTGCTGCGGCTAAAAGCGGTATCGCTATTGGCGCGATCCAGTCATCTCTGGCCTATCTGGAGTCTTTTGTGTCTGCAAAAATGCCGACCAACCTGATCCAGGCTCAACGGGATAATTTTGGATCACATACGTACCAACGCACCGATAAAGAAGGAGTCTTCCATACGGAATGGGAGGCACATCCATAA
- the ahcY gene encoding adenosylhomocysteinase produces MSTAASTSTGIEKIDFNLPYKVADIHLAEWGRKEIRLAEAEMPGLMSLREEYGASQPLKGARIAGCLHMTIQTAVLIETLTALGAEVRWSSCNIFSTQDHAAAAIAATGVPVFAWKGETQQEADWCIEQTLFFGSKDKPLNLILDDGGDLTNIVLDQYPELVAGIKGLSEETTTGVHRLYERMAKGTLPMPAINVNDSVTKSKFDNKYGCRESCVDAIRRATDVMIAGKVAVVAGYGDVGKGSAESLRGAGARVIVTEIDPICALQAAMEGFEVKRMEDAVKEADIIVTTTGCRDIITEREFRAMKDKAIVCNIGHFDIEIDMKWLNETYGQTKNTIKPQVDLYTIDGKDVIVLAEGRLVNLGCATGHPSFVMSNSFTNQTLAQIELWNHPENYENKVYVLPKHLDEKVARLHLAKIGVTLDELSDAQSAYLGIPKEGPFKPEHYRY; encoded by the coding sequence ATGTCAACAGCCGCTAGTACATCTACAGGAATAGAAAAAATTGATTTTAACCTTCCTTATAAGGTCGCAGATATTCATTTGGCCGAATGGGGCCGTAAAGAAATAAGGCTGGCTGAGGCAGAAATGCCTGGCCTTATGAGCCTTCGTGAAGAATATGGTGCTTCCCAACCGCTGAAAGGTGCCAGAATTGCCGGATGTCTGCATATGACGATTCAGACTGCGGTCTTAATTGAGACGCTTACGGCTCTAGGTGCTGAAGTAAGATGGAGCTCGTGTAACATCTTCTCCACACAAGATCACGCTGCGGCTGCTATTGCCGCTACTGGCGTGCCGGTATTTGCCTGGAAAGGAGAAACCCAGCAGGAAGCAGACTGGTGTATTGAGCAAACCCTGTTTTTCGGCAGCAAGGACAAGCCCCTGAACTTAATCCTTGATGACGGCGGCGATCTGACCAATATTGTGTTGGATCAATATCCTGAATTGGTGGCTGGCATTAAAGGTTTGTCTGAAGAGACAACCACCGGCGTACACAGATTATATGAAAGAATGGCCAAGGGCACGCTGCCGATGCCTGCCATTAATGTTAACGACTCTGTCACGAAATCGAAATTTGATAATAAATACGGTTGTAGAGAATCCTGTGTAGATGCGATTCGCCGCGCTACTGACGTGATGATCGCCGGTAAAGTGGCGGTTGTGGCAGGTTATGGTGATGTTGGTAAAGGGTCTGCAGAATCGCTGCGTGGTGCAGGTGCCCGCGTTATCGTTACTGAGATCGATCCGATCTGTGCTTTACAGGCAGCAATGGAAGGTTTTGAAGTAAAAAGAATGGAAGACGCTGTTAAAGAAGCAGATATCATTGTTACGACGACTGGTTGCAGAGATATTATTACAGAGCGTGAATTCCGCGCGATGAAAGACAAGGCTATTGTTTGTAACATCGGGCATTTCGATATTGAAATCGATATGAAATGGCTGAATGAAACTTACGGGCAGACTAAAAACACGATCAAGCCACAGGTAGATCTGTATACGATTGATGGCAAGGATGTCATTGTACTGGCGGAAGGCAGGCTCGTGAATCTGGGTTGTGCTACCGGGCACCCATCCTTTGTGATGAGTAACTCCTTCACGAACCAGACACTCGCTCAGATCGAACTTTGGAATCATCCGGAAAATTACGAAAACAAGGTATATGTGTTACCTAAGCATCTGGATGAAAAAGTGGCACGCCTTCACCTGGCCAAAATCGGCGTAACGCTGGACGAGCTCTCCGATGCGCAGTCTGCCTATCTGGGCATTCCTAAAGAAGGGCCATTCAAACCTGAACACTATCGCTATTAA
- the coaE gene encoding dephospho-CoA kinase (Dephospho-CoA kinase (CoaE) performs the final step in coenzyme A biosynthesis.), with product MLKLGITGGIGSGKSVVSRLFAQLGIPVFDSDKVAKILIDTDPLIRRELISVFGNEIYLPDGQGLDRKKVGSIVFQDKKALETLNTITHPPVILAAKKWMEQQEKTYEAKKSKWLETKNQNKHTVIIPPALYVIKEAALLFESGTNKPLDFILGVYADRKTRVRRVTQRDGLSAAAVESRMAKQMNEEKKMSLCDGIIINDGQQLLWPQVLRWHRYFTERVSHEEGWRLEGSLLKV from the coding sequence ATGTTGAAACTTGGAATCACAGGAGGTATTGGTAGCGGCAAATCTGTTGTCAGTAGATTATTTGCCCAGTTGGGTATACCTGTATTCGACAGTGACAAAGTGGCTAAGATACTAATAGATACAGATCCGCTAATCCGCCGGGAACTAATATCGGTCTTTGGCAATGAAATTTATTTACCTGACGGCCAGGGTTTAGACCGTAAAAAAGTAGGTTCAATTGTCTTTCAGGATAAAAAGGCATTGGAAACATTGAATACCATTACACATCCGCCTGTTATTTTAGCTGCAAAAAAATGGATGGAGCAGCAGGAAAAGACCTATGAGGCCAAAAAATCAAAATGGCTGGAGACAAAGAATCAAAATAAGCATACAGTAATTATACCGCCTGCCCTGTATGTTATCAAAGAAGCAGCTTTACTTTTTGAATCCGGCACGAATAAGCCCCTCGATTTTATATTAGGAGTATACGCTGACCGGAAAACGAGAGTCAGGCGGGTAACTCAGCGTGATGGGCTCAGTGCAGCAGCGGTTGAAAGCAGGATGGCCAAACAGATGAACGAAGAAAAGAAGATGAGTCTTTGTGATGGCATTATCATAAATGACGGTCAGCAGCTGTTGTGGCCACAGGTGCTTCGCTGGCACCGGTATTTTACAGAAAGGGTGTCCCATGAGGAAGGCTGGCGTCTGGAAGGCAGCCTCCTAAAAGTTTAA